In Hevea brasiliensis isolate MT/VB/25A 57/8 unplaced genomic scaffold, ASM3005281v1 Scaf88, whole genome shotgun sequence, the following proteins share a genomic window:
- the LOC131177782 gene encoding uncharacterized protein LOC131177782, with protein sequence MAWKGAAEMACGVNIISCFRVDPSISILSKAFSSDRPKTSISPSKSSATECQLPPNEGARRVRLKRHVATRLPFVDAFLLKMKKEKVLLANKKIWSHRSVIIPEFVGYTV encoded by the exons cttgtggggtcaacattaTCTCATGTTTCAGAGTGGATCCTTCCATTTCTATACTGAGCAAGGCATTTTCTTCAGACAGGCCTAAAACGTCTATTTCACCGTCAAAATCTTCAGCAACAGAATGTCAACTGCCTCCTAATGAAGGGGCAAGAAGAGTAAGA CTAAAAAGGCATGTTGCAACAAGGCTTCCTTTCGTTGATGCATTCCTCttgaagatgaagaaggaaaAAGTTCTACTTGCTAACAAGAAAATTTGGTCACATCGTTCTGTTATTATACCTGAATTTGTGGGTTACACAGTATGA
- the LOC131177788 gene encoding probable glutathione S-transferase, which yields MAEEEVKVFRSWSSAFGLRVIWALKLKGVEFDTVYEDLSNKSPLLLQYNPVHKKVPVLLHNGKPICESLVILEYVDETWKQFPLLPQDPHERAKARFWAKFGDDKVLQSIVFGILFKEGKEQEEEIPRAMEILQHLEEELKGKKFFGGEKIGLVDLALGWLAYYLGIIEEVIGLKLIGQEKFPLLLQWIQEFSTAPIIQENWPPRDKLIAKFAASREAVLARGLK from the exons ATGGCAGAAGAAGAAGTAAAGGTTTTCAGGTCATGGTCAAGTGCATTTGGTTTAAGAGTGATATGGGCACTAAAACTGaagggggttgagtttgatacagTGTATGAAGATCTCTCCAACAAGAGTCCTTTGCTTCTGCAATACAACCCTGTTCATAAGAAGGTTCCTGTGCTTCTGCACAATGGAAAACCCATCTGTGAATCTCTTGTTATTCTTGAATATGTGGATGAGACATGGAAACAATTTCCATTGTTGCCTCAAGATCCTCATGAGAGAGCCAAGGCTCGCTTTTGGGCTAAGTTTGGTGATGATAAG GTCTTACAATCAATAGTATTTGGTATTCTGTTCAAGGAAGGAAAAGAGCAAGAGGAAGAAATACCTAGAGCAATGGAGATCTTGCAGCATTTAGAAGAGGAGCTAAAAGGAAAGAAATTCTTTGGAGGAGAGAAAATTGGGTTAGTGGATCTCGCATTGGGATGGCTTGCTTATTATTTGGGTATAATTGAGGAAGTAATTGGTCTAAAACTCATAGGCCAAGAAAAATTCCCACTATTGCTACAATGGATTCAAGAATTCTCAACTGCCCCAATCATTCAAGAAAATTGGCCACCTCGCGACAAACTTATCGCCAAGTTCGCTGCCAGTCGTGAGGCTGTCCTTGCACGAGGACTTAAATAA